The Deinococcus koreensis genome window below encodes:
- a CDS encoding NADH-quinone oxidoreductase subunit A — MLLVALGIGVLAVIVSAILGPKKRGSRTKLMAYESGNDPEHGGVGTGQRFPVHFYLVAMLFIVFDIETAFFYPLAVAYQKLVPFAFFEALTFVLLLLVGYVYVLKKKVLEWA; from the coding sequence ATGCTGCTCGTCGCGCTGGGGATCGGCGTCCTCGCCGTGATCGTCAGCGCCATTCTGGGGCCTAAAAAACGGGGCAGCCGCACCAAACTGATGGCCTACGAAAGCGGCAACGACCCCGAGCACGGCGGCGTGGGCACCGGCCAGCGCTTCCCCGTGCATTTCTATCTGGTCGCCATGCTGTTCATCGTCTTCGACATTGAGACGGCGTTCTTCTACCCGCTGGCGGTGGCCTACCAGAAGCTGGTGCCCTTCGCCTTCTTCGAGGCCCTGACCTTCGTGCTGCTGCTGCTGGTCGGCTACGTGTACGTGCTGAAGAAGAAGGTGTTGGAATGGGCCTAA
- a CDS encoding NADH-quinone oxidoreductase subunit C, whose product MDEMTGGDKGGKLTGREGMAQSSQSSAQSSAPRPVPVPAGVPVVLAPAADPRDLTPLLRELNLTEDDAAEPTAVVTPDALLEVARALKSRGFMLMDSVGVDYLAYPAARPKRFAVLHNIYHPQGGQRLFLRVWLDDGETLPSLYPVWKAANYLEREVYDLLGVEFTGHPDLRKVLTPDDLEGHPLRKDFPLGESPTLFRDGRFLDPATFRAGLTGQNSGLTGYRGELRRGQGTDRLPPVMPEGGPK is encoded by the coding sequence GTGGACGAGATGACGGGGGGCGACAAGGGGGGCAAGCTGACCGGCCGCGAGGGCATGGCGCAGTCCTCCCAGTCATCGGCACAGTCATCGGCGCCCAGGCCCGTGCCGGTGCCTGCCGGTGTGCCGGTGGTGCTCGCCCCGGCCGCCGACCCGCGCGACCTCACGCCGCTGCTGCGCGAGTTGAACCTGACCGAAGACGACGCTGCCGAGCCGACCGCCGTGGTCACTCCGGACGCACTGCTGGAGGTCGCCCGGGCCCTGAAGTCCCGCGGCTTCATGCTGATGGACTCGGTGGGCGTGGATTACCTGGCCTACCCCGCGGCGCGCCCCAAGCGCTTTGCCGTGCTGCACAACATTTACCACCCGCAGGGTGGCCAGCGCCTGTTCCTGCGCGTGTGGCTGGACGACGGCGAGACGCTGCCCAGCCTCTACCCGGTCTGGAAGGCGGCGAACTACCTGGAGCGCGAGGTCTACGACCTGCTGGGCGTGGAGTTCACCGGCCACCCCGATCTGCGCAAGGTGCTGACCCCCGATGATCTGGAGGGCCACCCGCTCCGCAAGGACTTCCCGCTGGGCGAGTCCCCGACCCTCTTCCGCGACGGCCGCTTCCTCGACCCCGCCACCTTCCGCGCCGGCCTGACCGGCCAGAACAGCGGCCTGACCGGCTACCGGGGCGAACTGCGGCGCGGCCAGGGCACGGATCGCCTGCCCCCGGTGATGCCGGAAGGGGGGCCGAAATGA
- a CDS encoding EVE domain-containing protein, whose product MPFWLLKSEPDVFGYPDLVRVGREPWNGVRNYTARNFLRQMAVGDLCLFYHSNAKPTGIAGVARVAREAYPDNLQADRASAYHDPKAPADGSRWSMVDVEPVLAFPRVLPLDEIRSLPEWHASPLTQKGSRLSVMPVTGEEFRVALAAVGLDADSL is encoded by the coding sequence ATGCCCTTCTGGCTCCTGAAATCTGAACCCGACGTGTTCGGCTACCCCGATCTGGTGCGGGTGGGCCGCGAGCCCTGGAACGGCGTCCGGAATTACACGGCGCGCAATTTCCTGCGCCAGATGGCCGTGGGCGACCTGTGCCTCTTCTACCACTCGAACGCGAAACCGACGGGGATCGCGGGCGTGGCGCGGGTGGCGCGGGAAGCGTACCCGGACAACCTGCAGGCCGACCGGGCCAGCGCCTATCACGACCCAAAGGCCCCGGCCGACGGCTCGCGCTGGAGCATGGTGGACGTGGAGCCCGTGCTGGCCTTCCCGCGCGTGCTGCCGCTGGACGAGATCCGCAGCCTGCCCGAGTGGCACGCCTCGCCCCTGACACAGAAGGGCAGTCGCCTGAGCGTGATGCCGGTGACCGGGGAAGAGTTCAGGGTGGCGCTGGCCGCGGTGGGGCTGGATGCGGATTCGCTTTGA
- a CDS encoding GNAT family N-acetyltransferase → MRIRFEALREEDVPLLTRWLQAEHVRAFWEDGERDEAAVRAHYFRVGRDVPGFIFSVDDRPAGFIQTEKVTSEHEFWPWATPVGETWATDLLIGEMELTGQGLGPQVIRAFIAGLQLQRPDLRGVVIDPDARNIRAIRAYAKAGFVAVGDPEERQVMLRMAGSS, encoded by the coding sequence ATGCGGATTCGCTTTGAGGCTCTGAGAGAAGAAGACGTGCCCCTGCTGACACGCTGGTTGCAGGCAGAGCACGTCCGGGCCTTCTGGGAGGATGGCGAGCGGGACGAGGCAGCGGTCAGGGCGCACTATTTCCGGGTTGGGCGTGACGTGCCGGGGTTCATCTTCAGTGTGGACGACCGCCCTGCTGGATTTATTCAGACCGAGAAGGTTACTTCAGAACATGAGTTCTGGCCCTGGGCGACGCCAGTGGGGGAGACCTGGGCTACCGACCTACTGATTGGGGAGATGGAGTTGACCGGGCAGGGGCTGGGGCCGCAGGTCATTCGGGCGTTCATCGCGGGCCTTCAACTTCAGCGGCCCGACCTCCGGGGGGTCGTCATTGACCCGGATGCAAGGAATATCCGGGCGATCCGGGCATATGCGAAGGCGGGGTTCGTGGCGGTGGGCGACCCGGAGGAACGGCAGGTCATGCTCAGGATGGCTGGCTCCTCCTGA
- a CDS encoding aldose 1-epimerase yields MSPSPGHRVETISSGALSLEILPELGASVLNLRAASGRPVMRPVELAEVETSSQCASFTLLPFSNRVAGARFSFEGREVQLRPTTKDGLTQHGDVRNRPWQVTRVSETHLRCDFDSRAFPDVNWPWAFTARVEYLLHGPHLDTSVTLTNADSAAMPAGMGLHPYFARVQAGTDPALSFDAALTYDTDSLSLPHAAARPLRPDEDYRVPAPVGGRSIDRTYTAWDGVARLDWGERALILTADTAFSHLVVFTAPDGSLALEPTSHATDAFNLAARGIGGADMRVLSPGQSLAGAVRLTLEGNW; encoded by the coding sequence GTGAGCCCCAGCCCCGGCCACAGGGTTGAGACCATCTCCAGCGGAGCCCTGAGCCTGGAGATCCTGCCGGAATTGGGCGCCAGCGTGCTGAACCTGCGCGCCGCCTCGGGGCGGCCGGTCATGCGGCCGGTGGAGCTGGCCGAGGTCGAGACGAGTTCCCAGTGCGCCAGCTTCACGCTGCTGCCCTTTTCCAACCGGGTCGCGGGCGCCCGGTTTTCTTTTGAGGGCCGCGAGGTGCAGCTGCGCCCCACCACCAAGGACGGCCTGACCCAGCACGGCGACGTCCGCAACCGCCCCTGGCAGGTCACCCGCGTCTCGGAGACCCACCTGCGCTGCGACTTCGATTCGCGCGCCTTCCCGGACGTCAACTGGCCCTGGGCCTTCACCGCCCGCGTGGAGTACCTGCTGCATGGGCCGCATCTGGATACTAGCGTCACGCTGACCAACGCCGATAGCGCGGCCATGCCCGCCGGCATGGGCCTGCACCCCTATTTCGCGCGGGTGCAGGCGGGCACCGATCCGGCCCTGAGCTTCGACGCCGCCCTGACCTACGACACCGATTCCCTCTCGCTGCCCCACGCCGCCGCCCGCCCGCTGCGCCCGGACGAGGACTACCGCGTGCCGGCGCCGGTCGGCGGGCGCAGCATCGACCGCACCTACACGGCCTGGGACGGCGTGGCCCGGCTCGACTGGGGCGAGCGCGCCCTGATCCTGACCGCCGACACGGCGTTCTCCCACCTAGTCGTGTTCACGGCGCCCGACGGCTCGCTGGCGCTGGAGCCGACCAGCCACGCCACCGACGCCTTCAACCTCGCCGCGCGGGGCATCGGCGGGGCCGACATGCGCGTCCTCTCGCCCGGTCAGAGTCTGGCGGGCGCGGTACGGCTCACGCTGGAAGGGAACTGGTAG
- a CDS encoding endonuclease MutS2, protein MAFDPRALSALDFPRVRDALAERCATSLGTERARVLIPSDDAGRIARELDEVEDALFGVSLSLGGIQDIRDLHARAQEGRVLSGQELLNAAYSLDGAMTVKRAIGANSRGPLREVALGLGDHTELVRRVLGALDREGGVRDDASAHLRDLRKRIEPLRSRIRDRLANTLEQWSDVLQEHLVTIRRDRYVLPVQASRVGQVQGIIVDASATGQTYFVEPAAVTQLNNELTRLILDEEAEVRRILTELSGLLAQDADVPMTLSTIGELDLIASKARLARDWHLNRPEPSPAGAYDLREARHPLIERPVPNDIRLGDTQLLLITGPNMGGKTATLKTLGLAVLMHQCGLYVSAASAKLPVVQDVLVDIGDEQSIEASLSTFASHLKHLRYVLRHASPDTLVLVDELGSGTDPNEGAALSQAIIETLLSQDARGIVTSHLSPLKLFALETPGLKNASMGFDLETLTPTYVLQVGQPGRSYALAIAQRMGLPDGVLGRAEALLGPDAGIMERMLEGLERERADLAAQLETTAQARQSAEAELGRVRQERETLEGRRGEMLAEAAQKAESLYADAIERVRTLRARAQEDGARPRVMQELRELRTAAQKIRPAPPVREERGDPIRVGSKVDVPAYNASGQVLELRGDDLVVQLGVMKVGVKRRDVRVQPEVKVPVARGSFVGRTATTFQPELQLRGLGVEEAVEELRTAILEAAALKEKQLRVVHGKGQGVLRRLLREYLKNDRKVESFHDAEPNQGGHGVTIVNLRA, encoded by the coding sequence ATGGCTTTCGATCCCCGCGCCCTGTCTGCCCTGGATTTCCCCCGCGTCCGTGACGCCCTCGCCGAGCGCTGTGCCACGTCGCTGGGCACCGAGCGGGCACGGGTGCTCATTCCCTCGGACGACGCCGGGCGCATCGCGCGGGAACTGGACGAGGTCGAGGACGCGCTGTTCGGCGTGAGCCTGAGCCTGGGCGGCATTCAGGACATCCGCGACCTGCACGCCCGCGCCCAGGAGGGCCGGGTGCTCTCGGGCCAGGAACTGCTGAACGCGGCGTATTCGCTGGACGGCGCCATGACCGTCAAGCGGGCCATCGGGGCCAATTCACGCGGGCCGCTGCGCGAGGTGGCGCTGGGCCTGGGCGACCACACGGAACTGGTGCGCCGGGTGCTGGGGGCGCTCGACCGGGAAGGTGGCGTGCGCGACGACGCCTCGGCCCACCTGCGCGATCTCAGGAAGCGCATCGAGCCGCTCCGCAGCCGCATCCGCGACCGGCTGGCGAACACTCTGGAACAGTGGTCGGACGTGCTGCAGGAGCACCTCGTCACCATCCGACGAGACCGCTACGTGCTGCCGGTGCAGGCCAGCCGGGTCGGACAGGTGCAGGGGATCATCGTGGACGCCTCGGCGACCGGGCAGACGTACTTCGTCGAGCCGGCGGCCGTCACGCAGCTCAACAACGAACTCACCCGGCTGATCCTCGATGAGGAGGCCGAGGTGCGCCGCATCCTGACCGAACTCTCCGGCCTGCTCGCCCAGGACGCCGACGTGCCCATGACCCTCTCGACCATCGGGGAACTCGACCTGATCGCCTCGAAGGCCCGGCTGGCGCGCGACTGGCACCTGAACCGCCCTGAACCCTCGCCCGCCGGCGCCTACGACCTGCGCGAGGCCCGCCACCCGCTGATCGAGCGGCCGGTGCCCAACGACATCCGCCTGGGCGACACGCAGCTGCTGCTGATCACCGGCCCCAACATGGGCGGCAAGACCGCGACCCTGAAAACGCTGGGTCTGGCGGTGCTCATGCACCAGTGCGGGCTGTACGTCTCGGCGGCCTCCGCGAAACTGCCCGTGGTGCAGGACGTGCTGGTGGACATCGGCGACGAGCAGAGCATCGAGGCGTCCCTCAGCACCTTTGCCAGCCACCTCAAGCACCTGCGCTACGTGCTCAGGCACGCCTCGCCCGACACGCTGGTGCTGGTGGACGAGCTGGGCTCCGGCACCGACCCCAACGAGGGCGCCGCGCTCTCGCAGGCGATCATCGAGACCCTGCTCTCGCAGGACGCGCGCGGCATCGTGACCTCGCACCTCTCGCCCCTGAAGCTGTTCGCGCTGGAAACGCCGGGCCTGAAGAACGCCTCGATGGGCTTCGATCTGGAGACCCTGACCCCCACCTACGTGCTGCAGGTCGGGCAGCCGGGGCGTTCCTACGCCCTGGCCATCGCGCAGCGCATGGGCCTGCCGGACGGGGTGCTGGGCCGCGCCGAGGCGCTGCTGGGCCCCGACGCCGGGATCATGGAACGGATGCTGGAGGGCCTGGAGCGCGAGCGCGCCGATCTCGCCGCCCAGCTGGAGACCACCGCTCAGGCCCGCCAGAGCGCCGAGGCCGAGCTGGGCCGCGTGCGCCAGGAACGCGAGACGCTGGAGGGGCGGCGGGGCGAGATGCTGGCCGAGGCCGCCCAGAAGGCCGAGTCGCTGTACGCCGACGCCATCGAGCGCGTCCGCACCCTGCGCGCCCGTGCCCAGGAGGACGGCGCCCGCCCGCGCGTGATGCAGGAACTGCGCGAATTGCGCACCGCCGCCCAGAAGATCCGCCCCGCCCCCCCGGTGCGCGAGGAGCGCGGCGACCCCATCCGGGTGGGCAGCAAGGTGGACGTGCCCGCCTACAACGCCTCCGGGCAGGTGCTGGAGCTGCGCGGCGACGACCTCGTGGTGCAGCTGGGGGTCATGAAGGTGGGCGTCAAGCGCCGCGACGTGCGCGTGCAGCCCGAGGTCAAGGTGCCGGTGGCGCGGGGCAGTTTCGTGGGCCGCACGGCGACCACCTTCCAGCCGGAACTGCAGCTGCGCGGCCTGGGGGTCGAGGAGGCGGTGGAAGAACTGCGTACCGCGATCCTGGAGGCGGCGGCCCTCAAGGAAAAGCAGCTGCGGGTGGTACACGGCAAGGGACAGGGCGTCCTGAGACGGCTGCTGCGTGAGTACCTGAAAAACGACCGCAAGGTCGAATCTTTCCACGACGCCGAACCGAACCAGGGCGGGCACGGCGTCACCATCGTGAATCTGCGCGCCTGA
- a CDS encoding S1C family serine protease — protein MRASPWLPVLLLLALGAYLLPRQQPALEVGPPPSAGTRTLPNSLPEETRTLFEKSRPATVRVESVDTARGSAGIGTGFFISAQGQVLTAYHVVSGGTLFQISTLSGKTYPARVSAFDAEADVALLDVQRGGTFPFLNLTTRAPRVGETVLAIGNSGGDFLQPRRGRLLNLSVAAGRADFPQGTLEMNAPLAPGDSGGPIIDGNGQAIGVISYIRIDESGQTRRSYAVPVVEGNQLVTALRAGEKRDIPVVGLELDPRHSGVTSPPGAVIARIAQGSPAERAGLEAGRYDENGNLSQLGDIITSVNGRSVRDADEFIRAVRGAGIGEPVRLGYVRDGEQRETTVTLVAKASVTDLRE, from the coding sequence GTGAGAGCGTCGCCCTGGCTTCCTGTCCTGCTGCTCCTGGCACTGGGCGCGTATCTGCTGCCCAGACAGCAGCCGGCCCTCGAGGTCGGGCCCCCCCCGAGCGCCGGGACGCGCACCCTGCCCAACTCCCTGCCGGAAGAGACGCGCACCCTGTTCGAGAAGTCGCGGCCCGCCACCGTGCGGGTGGAGAGCGTGGACACGGCGCGGGGTTCGGCGGGCATCGGCACCGGCTTCTTCATCTCCGCGCAGGGACAGGTGCTGACCGCCTACCACGTGGTCAGCGGGGGCACGCTGTTCCAGATCAGCACCCTGTCGGGCAAGACCTACCCGGCGCGCGTGTCTGCCTTCGACGCCGAGGCGGACGTGGCCCTGCTGGACGTGCAGCGCGGGGGCACCTTCCCCTTCCTCAACCTGACCACGCGGGCGCCGCGGGTGGGCGAGACCGTGCTGGCCATCGGCAACTCCGGCGGCGACTTCCTGCAGCCCCGGCGGGGGCGGCTGTTGAACCTGAGCGTAGCCGCCGGACGCGCCGATTTCCCGCAGGGCACCCTGGAGATGAACGCCCCGCTGGCCCCGGGCGACAGCGGCGGGCCGATCATCGACGGCAACGGGCAGGCCATCGGCGTGATCAGTTACATCCGCATCGACGAGAGCGGGCAGACGCGCCGCTCCTACGCGGTGCCGGTGGTCGAGGGCAACCAGCTGGTCACGGCGCTGCGGGCCGGGGAAAAGCGGGATATTCCGGTCGTGGGGCTGGAGTTGGATCCCAGGCACAGCGGTGTCACGAGCCCACCTGGAGCGGTCATCGCCCGGATCGCCCAGGGTAGCCCGGCAGAGAGGGCCGGGCTGGAGGCAGGGCGCTACGACGAGAACGGCAACCTCTCGCAGTTGGGCGACATCATCACCTCCGTGAACGGCCGCAGCGTGCGCGACGCCGATGAGTTCATCCGGGCCGTGCGCGGGGCGGGTATCGGCGAGCCCGTCCGGCTGGGTTACGTCCGCGACGGCGAACAGCGCGAGACTACCGTGACCCTGGTCGCCAAGGCCAGCGTGACGGATCTGCGCGAATAG
- the nuoD gene encoding NADH dehydrogenase (quinone) subunit D, whose protein sequence is MLPHHQESSGAERLGGETGAMMHTEIMSLNVGPQHPSTHGVLRLVVDMDGEYVVKVTPHMGYLHSGFEKTFEHRTYQQGVTYAPRTDYLHSFSHELAYVLSVEKLLQAQVPERANVVRVILHELGRMHSHLVFVGTGLLDLGALTPFFYAFREKETLVDLFEAVCGYRMNQGYFRVGGLSRDIPDDWAPRVLKFLDQMEKGVEEYTTLFATNPIFLDRAKGVGVIPPEVALDLGLTGPNLRASGIPLDNRKANPYCGFEEYDFNVISSTDGDSLARFNMRLLEFGESIKIVRQGLKKLRPGPVKDPNRKISLPPRQELETSMEAVIHHFKLVTEGFHPPQGEVYVPIESARGEVGYYVISDGGSMPYRVKIRAPSFVNLQALEYACVGAQFADLITILATIDPVLGDVDR, encoded by the coding sequence ATGCTGCCCCATCATCAGGAGAGCAGCGGGGCCGAGCGGCTGGGCGGCGAGACCGGCGCCATGATGCACACCGAGATCATGTCGTTGAACGTGGGGCCGCAGCACCCCTCGACCCACGGCGTCCTGCGGCTGGTCGTGGACATGGACGGCGAGTACGTGGTCAAGGTCACGCCGCACATGGGTTACCTGCACTCCGGCTTCGAGAAGACCTTCGAGCACCGCACCTACCAGCAGGGCGTGACCTACGCGCCGCGCACCGACTACCTGCACTCCTTTTCCCACGAGCTCGCCTACGTGCTCAGCGTGGAAAAGCTGCTGCAGGCACAGGTGCCCGAGCGGGCCAACGTGGTGCGCGTGATCCTGCACGAGCTGGGGCGGATGCACAGCCACCTGGTCTTCGTGGGCACCGGCCTGCTCGACCTGGGCGCCCTGACGCCGTTCTTCTACGCCTTCCGCGAGAAGGAGACGCTGGTCGATCTCTTCGAGGCGGTGTGCGGCTACCGCATGAACCAGGGCTACTTCCGGGTCGGCGGCCTGTCCCGCGACATCCCCGACGACTGGGCGCCGCGCGTGCTGAAGTTCCTCGACCAGATGGAAAAGGGCGTGGAGGAATACACCACGCTGTTCGCCACCAACCCGATCTTCCTCGACCGGGCAAAGGGTGTGGGGGTCATCCCGCCCGAGGTCGCCCTCGACCTGGGCCTGACCGGGCCGAACCTGCGCGCCTCCGGGATTCCCCTGGACAACCGCAAGGCCAATCCGTACTGCGGCTTCGAGGAGTACGACTTCAACGTCATCTCGTCCACCGACGGCGACAGCCTCGCGCGCTTCAACATGCGGCTCCTCGAATTCGGCGAGAGCATCAAGATCGTCCGCCAGGGCCTGAAGAAGCTCCGGCCGGGGCCGGTCAAGGATCCCAACCGCAAGATCTCGCTGCCGCCGCGCCAGGAGCTGGAAACCAGCATGGAGGCGGTCATCCACCACTTCAAGCTGGTCACCGAGGGCTTCCACCCGCCGCAGGGCGAGGTCTACGTACCCATCGAATCCGCACGCGGCGAGGTCGGCTACTACGTCATCTCGGACGGCGGTTCGATGCCCTATCGCGTCAAGATCCGCGCCCCCAGCTTCGTGAACCTGCAGGCGCTGGAATACGCCTGCGTGGGCGCCCAGTTCGCCGACCTGATCACCATCCTGGCGACCATCGACCCGGTGCTCGGGGATGTGGATCGGTGA
- the nuoE gene encoding NADH-quinone oxidoreductase subunit NuoE produces the protein MTYFADKHPLVADIFSRYPDSPQGRRSALMPLLREVQDAEGFVSETRMAEIAALCGTTATEVRSVMSFYSTYHTVPTGRYHLQVCSTLMCALAGSDELWDELVTQLDVQPGEVTPDGRFSVQKVECLGSCGTAPMMQINDDGYYENVGPSKCARILAELRSDRQPLPDNPVPVTVTADGRQSLASGEVVGASVTGLHQLPGGQA, from the coding sequence TTGACCTACTTCGCAGACAAACACCCCCTCGTGGCGGACATCTTCTCCCGCTACCCGGACTCGCCGCAGGGCCGCCGCTCTGCGCTGATGCCGCTGCTGCGGGAAGTGCAGGACGCCGAGGGCTTCGTGTCCGAGACGCGCATGGCCGAGATCGCCGCGCTGTGCGGCACGACCGCCACCGAAGTCAGAAGCGTCATGAGCTTCTATTCCACGTACCACACGGTACCGACCGGCCGCTATCACCTGCAGGTCTGCTCCACGCTGATGTGCGCGCTGGCGGGCTCGGACGAGCTGTGGGACGAACTCGTGACCCAGCTCGACGTGCAGCCCGGCGAGGTCACGCCCGACGGCCGCTTCTCCGTGCAGAAGGTCGAGTGCCTGGGCTCCTGCGGCACCGCGCCCATGATGCAGATCAACGACGACGGGTACTACGAGAATGTCGGCCCCAGCAAGTGCGCGCGGATTCTGGCGGAGCTGCGTTCCGACCGTCAGCCGCTGCCCGACAACCCCGTCCCGGTGACCGTAACCGCCGACGGGCGCCAGTCGCTCGCCAGTGGGGAAGTCGTGGGCGCCAGCGTGACTGGCCTGCATCAGCTCCCCGGAGGTCAGGCGTGA
- the nuoF gene encoding NADH-quinone oxidoreductase subunit NuoF, whose product MTATAPNPPKPITSGKDPRFAPTLYAYVGQEGSHTLDFYRRNGGYEAVNRAFALGADAVIDEVKKSGLRGRGGAGFATGLKWSFMPLKDGKPHYIICNADESEPGSFKDRYLMSEDPHQLIEGMLIAGYAMRASVGYIYIRGEYVQAAERVWAAIHEARAAGLLGKNVLGSGFDFELHVHRGAGAYICGEETALMNSLEGLRANPRLKPPFPAAAGLYGLPTTINNVETFCAATQILRYGAEWHGSMGTEKSKGMKLFQISGPVARPGVYELPLGTTFRELIYDWAGGPLEEMKAIIPGGSSCPMLPYTDTILDTPMDYEAIAAAGSMLGTGGVTLIPKADCIVNATWNLVRFYGHESCGKCTPCREGISSWMTRMYEKLVRGHGQPGDVQLILDMSENIGGRSFCALADACLGPVESSIKLFPEEYEALATTQKALYPARRRWRDA is encoded by the coding sequence GTGACCGCCACCGCCCCGAACCCGCCCAAGCCCATCACCTCCGGCAAAGACCCGCGTTTCGCGCCCACGCTGTATGCCTATGTGGGCCAGGAGGGCAGCCACACCCTGGACTTCTACCGCCGCAACGGCGGCTACGAGGCCGTGAACCGCGCCTTCGCGCTGGGTGCCGACGCCGTGATCGACGAGGTGAAGAAGTCCGGCCTGCGCGGACGCGGCGGCGCGGGCTTCGCCACCGGCCTGAAGTGGTCGTTCATGCCGCTCAAGGACGGCAAACCCCACTACATCATCTGCAACGCCGACGAGTCCGAGCCTGGCTCCTTCAAAGACCGCTACCTGATGTCCGAAGACCCGCACCAGCTCATCGAGGGCATGCTCATCGCGGGCTACGCCATGCGGGCCAGCGTGGGCTACATCTACATCCGGGGCGAGTACGTCCAGGCCGCCGAGCGGGTCTGGGCCGCCATTCACGAGGCACGGGCGGCCGGGCTGCTCGGGAAGAACGTCCTGGGCAGCGGCTTCGATTTCGAGCTGCACGTCCACCGGGGCGCCGGGGCGTACATCTGCGGCGAGGAAACCGCGTTGATGAACTCCCTGGAGGGGCTGCGGGCCAATCCGCGCCTGAAGCCCCCGTTCCCCGCCGCCGCCGGCCTGTACGGGCTGCCGACGACCATCAACAACGTCGAGACCTTCTGCGCGGCCACCCAGATCCTGCGCTACGGCGCCGAGTGGCACGGCAGCATGGGCACCGAGAAGAGCAAGGGCATGAAGCTGTTCCAGATCTCCGGGCCGGTCGCGCGCCCCGGCGTGTACGAACTGCCGCTGGGCACGACCTTCCGCGAGCTGATCTACGACTGGGCCGGCGGCCCGCTGGAGGAGATGAAGGCCATCATTCCCGGCGGATCGAGCTGCCCGATGCTGCCCTACACGGACACGATCCTGGACACGCCGATGGATTACGAGGCGATCGCCGCCGCCGGTTCGATGCTGGGCACGGGCGGCGTCACCCTGATCCCGAAGGCTGACTGCATCGTGAACGCGACCTGGAATCTGGTGCGCTTCTACGGGCACGAGAGCTGCGGCAAGTGCACGCCCTGCCGCGAGGGCATCAGTTCGTGGATGACCCGCATGTACGAGAAGCTGGTGCGCGGCCACGGGCAACCCGGCGACGTGCAGCTCATCCTCGACATGTCCGAGAACATCGGCGGCCGCTCCTTCTGCGCGCTGGCCGACGCCTGCCTGGGGCCGGTGGAAAGTTCCATCAAGCTGTTTCCCGAGGAATACGAGGCGCTGGCGACGACGCAGAAGGCGCTGTACCCGGCCCGGCGGCGCTGGAGGGACGCGTGA
- a CDS encoding NuoB/complex I 20 kDa subunit family protein has product MPLKELFEKDWQELESEGVLFSSLEKLVAWGRSNSLWPATFGLACCAIEMMSSTNARNDMSRFGSEVFRASPRQADVMIVAGRLSKKMAPIMRRVYDQMPDPKWVISMGACASSGGMFNNYAIVQNVDSVVPVDIFVPGCPPRPEALIYAVMQLQKKVRGEAFDQLGHQLPMVDAWTR; this is encoded by the coding sequence GTGCCCCTGAAAGAACTGTTCGAGAAAGACTGGCAGGAACTGGAGTCCGAGGGTGTGCTGTTCTCCAGCCTGGAGAAGCTGGTGGCCTGGGGGCGCAGCAATTCCCTGTGGCCGGCGACCTTCGGGCTGGCGTGCTGCGCTATCGAGATGATGAGTTCCACCAACGCCCGCAACGACATGAGCCGCTTCGGGTCGGAGGTCTTCCGCGCCTCGCCGAGACAGGCCGACGTGATGATCGTGGCGGGGCGGCTGAGCAAGAAGATGGCGCCCATCATGCGCCGGGTGTACGACCAGATGCCCGATCCCAAATGGGTGATCTCGATGGGGGCCTGCGCTTCCTCGGGCGGCATGTTCAACAACTACGCCATCGTGCAGAACGTGGACTCGGTGGTGCCGGTGGACATCTTCGTGCCCGGCTGCCCGCCCCGCCCCGAGGCGCTCATCTACGCCGTCATGCAGCTGCAGAAGAAGGTGCGCGGGGAGGCCTTCGACCAGCTGGGCCATCAGCTGCCGATGGTCGATGCGTGGACGAGATGA